One window from the genome of Cucumis melo cultivar AY chromosome 12, USDA_Cmelo_AY_1.0, whole genome shotgun sequence encodes:
- the LOC103501096 gene encoding alpha carbonic anhydrase 7-like isoform X1 yields MEKKQSFDLLFCSSFFAFLLVLWPAMSQEVENQREFDYNTNGTRGPAHWGDIRPEWHTCRTGQMQSPIDLLNQRVRIVSHFTDLKINYSSSNATLKNRGHDIMLQWSGSAGYMEVNRSRYFLRQIHWHSPSEHTINGRRFALEAHLVHQSQTGNIAVIGILYNIGQPDYFLSTMRQHFIDISTTQRDKLLNVVNPSRLRMRSSLYYRYIGSLTVPPCSQNVLWTIVRKVRTVAPDQVNLLRVAVHDDSNTNARPLQPLNNRNVQLRIKASVEGAE; encoded by the exons ATGGAGAAGAAGCAGAGTTTTGATCTGTTGTTTTGCTCATCTTTCTTTGCCTTTCTTTTGGTTTTATGGCCTGCAATGTCTCAAGAAGTTG AAAATCAAAGAGAGTTCGATTACAATACAAATGGAACGAGAGGACCTGCACATTGGGGAGATATTAGACCAGAATGGCATACCTGTAGGACTGGACAAATGCAATCTCCTATCGATTTGTTGAACCAAAGAGTTCGTATTGTGTCTCATTTTACGGACCTCAAAATCAACTATAGCTCTTCAAACGCAACTCTTAAGAATCGAGGACATGATATAATG TTACAATGGAGTGGTAGTGCTGGATATATGGAAGTAAATAGAAGTCGATATTTTCTAAGACAAATTCATTGGCATTCACCATCTGAACACACTATCAATGGAAGAAGGTTTGCTTTAGAAGCTCATTTAGTTCACCAAAGCCAAACAGGAAATATTGCTGTCATTGGAATTCTCTATAATATTGGACAACCTGACTACTTCTTGTCTACG ATGAGACAACATTTTATAGACATATCAACTACACAAAGAGATAAATTACTGAACGTGGTCAATCCATCGCGGTTAAGGATGCGAAGTAGTTTATATTATAGATACATCGGCTCTTTAACGGTTCCTCCATGTTCTCAAAATGTGCTTTGGACCATAGTAAGAAAG GTTAGGACGGTTGCACCCGACCAAGTAAACTTACTTCGTGTGGCCGTCCACGAT GACTCGAACACTAATGCAAGGCCTTTGCAACCTTTGAATAATCGAAATGTTCAACTTCGAATAAAAGCAAGCGTAGAGGGAGCAGAATGA